In Ostrea edulis chromosome 4, xbOstEdul1.1, whole genome shotgun sequence, a single window of DNA contains:
- the LOC130053851 gene encoding scavenger receptor class F member 2-like — protein sequence MRQRGRCAGFSLYVSNTTIKEDGYLCYKNGQELPTLDFSTTCVKHGRYVIFYNERLDGTTYPTGYETYSVHTELCEVTVTGCKESGVYGYNCDLPCPNNCQEMKCDNVNGMCLGCTAGWVGEFCNASCPAGYYGLQCRSTCTGHCRDNLSCNHTTGRCDYGCGNGWTGTHCNTHL from the exons ATGAGACAAAGAGGGCGTTGTGCTGGTTTTTCGCTGTATGTGTCAAACACCACTATAAAGGAGGATGGTTATCTATGTTACAAGAACGGACAGGAGTTACCGACATTGGATTTCAGTACCACTTGCGTCAAACATGGACGTTACGTTATATTCTACAATGAAAGACTTGACGGGACAACTTATCCTACCGGATATGAAACATACTCTGTTCACACTGAATTGTGCGAAGTAACTGTAACAG GTTGTAAAGAATCAGGTGTGTATGGATATAACTGTGATCTACCCTGTCCTAACAACTGTCAGGAAATGAAATGTGATAATGTCAACGGAATGTGTTTGGGTTGTACTGCAGGATGGGTGGGAGAATTTTGTAACGCAT CCTGTCCAGCTGGATATTACGGTTTACAGTGTAGATCTACGTGTACTGGACACTGCAGAGACAACCTGTCCTGTAACCACACCACTGGTCGATGTGACTATGGATGTGGTAATGGATGGACAGGAACACATTGTAACACAC ATTTATGA